Sequence from the Deltaproteobacteria bacterium genome:
TGCAACCGGACCCAAACTCGCTTGTCGCCCTAACCGATAAGACTCGTGCAAGGTAAGCAATTCACGCGTAAGCACCCAAGAACTCCATGCATCGGCAATAATATGGTGCGCAGAAAAGAAGAGAGTGTGTTGTTTGGCACCAACCTTAACCACTCGAATACGGAAAAGCGGCACGGTTTCCATAGGGTACATCACTTGGGTTTCAATCTTCCAAGTCATCTCCAAGGCTTCTTCACGGAGCGTATTCGATACCACCGTTAGGTCATCAAAGGTAATGCGCAGCTGACTCTCTTCATGAACACGCCGAACCGGCCCACTCTTACCTGCATGAAAACTCGTTCGCAGCACCGGGTGGCGCCGCACAACCTCATTCAAGGCCCGTTGTAAGGAATCCGGATCTAGCTCACCTAATAGCGGCACACGCGCAGCCCAAAGCGGAGGATGCTCCGGATTACGCCGATGAGCGGTCCAAAAACCCCGTTGCACCGTGGAAAGAGAGTTGTTTTCTAAATGAGTCGGCCGCGCTCGCTTCGCATCGCTTTTTTCCAGCATTGTGCTTAAAGCTCCAAGCTCTTGATGCTCATAAACCACCATGGGTCGCACACTCAGCCCAGCTCGGCTCTGCAAACGCTGTAGTACCTCCAATGCACGAATCGAATCACCACCAAGTTCGAAGAAGTTGTCATGAGCCTTAGGCAATTCAGGCAGTTGCAATACTTCTTGCCAAATACCTGCAAGCACTGCCTGCCTATCTTCTCCGTGCGTGACTCCAGGGCGAGTAGGTCCGGTTGGCGCTTGGTCTTTTAAAGAATCCCGCAGCGCAATCCTATCCTTCTTCCCAGCCGTATTACGCGGCAACACGTCTACTCGGTTCCACTGATGGGGAACCATATAATCCGGTAAAAGACCGCTCAAAAATTCTCGAAGCCGTGCAGGTGTTGCCTCATCTTGGCCTTGGTAGGCAGCTATCAGCTGACCCTCTTCATACAAGAGCATGGCTGCATCCACAGCAGGGTGGCTTACCAGCGCATGCTCAACCTCGGCCAGCTCAACTCGGTTGCCATAAATCTGAACCTGCATATCCAAGCGCCCCAGATACACGAAAGAGCCATCTCCAAGCCGCCGTGCCAAATCTCCAGTCTTATAAACTCGCCCATATTCAGGATGTTCGATAAATGCTGCCGCGGTTTGCTCAGGCATATTCCAATAGCCTTCGGCGATGGCCCCAGAGACTGCAAGCTCCCCTACTCCATCCACAACATCGATTAAATGCATCTGCACGCCGCTGCGAGCCCAACCTACGGGTACGTGAAGCTCATCGGCTGCCGGCTCTCGAACAATTTCATACCAGCTGGCGTTGACGATGGTTTCCGTTGATCCATAGAGATTCGCAAATCGCGCCGAGCCAGCGTAACGCTCGCGCCATTTTCGAATCAAATCTGGCGTCATCGCCTCTCCGCCAATCAAAACCCATTCTAAATGCTGAAACGGGTCCTCATATGTACTGCGGTCTGCAGCTGCAATCAGATGCCTCAAAAGGCTCGGTACCGTATTGAGATTTGTAACCTTCTCGTCATGGAGCACCTTAAGAAACGCATCTGGATCACGAAGCTCGGCCGAAGAAACGGGGAAGGTCCTGGCCCCATTTTGAAGCGGTGAAAAAAGCTGCCGGAGTGTTCCGCCAAAGCTTAAAGAAGACGTCCATGAAAAACAGTCCGTTTCGTCTACATTAAACGCTCGCTGAATCCATCCAAGCCAGTTACTCAAGCTCGCATGCTTCACCATGACGCCCTTCGGCGCACCGGTTGAGCCAGAGGTGTACATGATGTGGGAGAGTTCGCCTTCTAAAAGCGGGCCATCATCCGACTCTTCATCCGAGATCACAACAACCTCATGCTGCCACACGGTCCGCGCACGGTCTGCATGCTCCTTGCTACAGAGCAAAAGGCTCGGCTGCGATGATTCAAGCACTTGCTGGATACGGGCATCTGGCCAACGAGGATCCATAGGTACCCAAGCAGCGCCCGTACGCAGAACCGCCAAGATTGCAGCCGCAGCGTATTCAGAAGGTGAACCTAAAATTCCGATTCTTGAACCCTTGAGCTTCTTGGCAAGAGCCGCAGAGCGACGCGCCAAAGTCCCATACGTCATCGTGCCCACCGCAACGCGGTCTGGGTGGATTTTAGCCCTCTCTATAATCTGAAATTGGACCTGCTTCGACGACTCCTCAGCCTCTTGGAGGCAATCCACCAACTCACCTTGAACACTCTCAAGTAAGGCTTGCACCTGAGCGCTCTCGAGGTGACTCAAAGCATAATTAAATGTGAGATGCAGCTCATCGCGAAAGACCCAAGCTAAGAGCGTGAGACGCGTGAAACCGCCGCCTGCCGTGCCCCGAAGCTCCGTAATCGTGAGCTCACCAATTTGGTCGAGGCCCGGTAAAAGCGGAAACGAGAAAGAAAATGGCGTGAGTCCAGCCGGGCCGCATGCACGAAAATCTCCCAGTTGGGCGAGTGCCAGCGATGATACCGCACCATGGGCATTCGCCTCTTGCAGTCCGTTATGGGCTCGTTTGGCCAATTCAAGCAGTGGCTCTTGGGCTTGAATGTGGGTGGTTATTGGCAAGCTATCGGCCATCGAACCCACCACACGCTCGATATCAGGTAACCTCACCTCACGGCGCCCCTGAGCCACTCGAACCGTAACCTGTTCTTGGCCACTGCGGTCAAAGAGCGTTTTTTGATAAGCGGCAAGAACAAGGCTCGGGAAAGTAACGTCGTGTTGCTTGGCAAAGGATTGAAGGCGCTCTGTGAGCGTGGCATCCAACGTTAGGCGCTGCTGACCACATCCTCCCGACGAGGGAGCATCCACTGGCGACTGCCAAGGCAAATGTATCGGGGCGACGCCGTGGTCGAGCTTTGTTTTCCACCAAGGTAAATCAATATCCGCAATACCATGGGATGCATGCACCACATCCTGCCAACCCGTCTCCAGGGTAGGAAGCGGCTCAACCGCGTGCCCACATTCCTCAGAATAAAGATGCAAAAGGTCTTCGGCCAGGAGCTTTTGGCTCCAAGCATCCACCAAGACATGGTGACCCAAAAGAAGAACGCGCTTAGTGTCGCAATGAACCCCAAACATGGGTCCCTTTTCTAAATCAAAGCGAATGTTGTTGAGCTCTGCTTCATCAATACTGCCGTGTTCTTCAAGAGCAGGTGCCGCCTGCCCCAAAAGCATTCTCCACTGGTCCTCAATACGATGGATCGCCGAGGTCAGCACAGGATGTCGCTCTACAAGCCTTGAGAGCGCTACTTTGAGCTTTTGCACATCAATGGCGCTTCCATCTGGCGTTTCCACGTTAACGCTTAAGCCAACATTCGCCGGCATATCGGGGAAAAAGTAGTGCTGCACCACGAAGGTCTCTTGAGCCGGAAGCAATGGCAAACCGGGCAGCTGTTGGTCGGTGTGAACAGCCCGTTCACTGCGCTCTACATTTCCAGATAAAACTGCAACCAGTTTGGCGAGCGTGTCATGCTCATAGAGCAGAGTCGTTGGAAGCCCATTACCGAGCATTTCTTCGATGTCTTTCACAAGGTCCAGAGCCATGAGTGAATCAATACCCAGCTCAGCAAAGCTCTGGTCACGGTCGATCGACTCCGGTGGCTGCTTCATAGCCTTCGCCAACAAACCTCGAATCGTCTCTTCGAGTTCCGCGGGATCCATTGCTTCAGCCCGAACCGAGCGCTTACGGTAGAAAGCGGCCAGATTTGGCTCTTCAGAGGCCAAAGCATGCTCTAGAACTTCAAAAGCCCAACCTGCCTCGATGCTCCGAATCCCTCGAACATCGAAAAAATCTTTTGCTCCAGCACTCATTCCGTCGCCCTGCCAGGGTCCCCAAGCAATAGATTGGACGGATTGGCCTTGGACCTGACCCTCTCGAGCAAAATCGTCAAGCCATGCATTCGCGGCGGCATACTCTTCAATACCGGTGGCAAGCCCGGGTACCACACCCGAGATAGAAGAAAACAAAACCTGATGTTTAGCGGTCAAGTCTTGGATATTGAGAAGGCTATCGCGCTTGGTCTTCATCGCATCTGAACCGGTGGTTCCTGCAAGGTGAAACAATATGTCTACCTTCGCATCCACTTGTTCCACGAAACTCTGAGCCTGCTGCGTATCCGTTAGATCTGCTTGAATCCAAACGGCTTCGCCTCCAGCCTTCTCAATCGCTGCGATCAGCTCATCCTCACGCTGCTCACGTGCCGAACGGCCCACCAAGGTCATGCGCATCTGGTAATATTGCGCGAGATAAATACAAAGCGCCCGGCCAATACCACCAGCCGCACCCGTCACACACACATGCATATTCTTATGCAGCTTCTTCTCACCAACCTTAGGCTCACGCCAAACCATACCGCCGGCTTTATCGGGCTCAAAAGCATGTAACCAGTTCTTTAAACTCAAGCTTGAGTCGTGAACGGGCTCACCGTACCAGTAACGTTTTCTCAAGTAGGCTGTTGGGGGCGAATGCATACGGCGACCATGGTAAGCAGGCATACGAACGGGTGCACCGGCCTCAAATAACGAGGCTGCAGTGTGGAGATGGAATTCAGGTGTTTTGTTGTCGCTCGATGCCAATGCCTCGAAAGGTAAACCCGACTGACTGGCCAATGCAGTAAGCGTGCGCCCTGGCCCGATTTCCAAACAATGGGTAACGTTCATACTCGCAAGCTCTTCAAGCGCTGAATAAAACTGAATCGGCTTTAGAGCGTGCGAAAGCCAGTCACCACTGGACATGGATTCAATCAGCTTGCCATGACTATCGGAAACCCAAGGAATCGAAGGCTTCTGAAACTTTACGGATTGAATGTCTTTGGCCCATGCGCGGCTCGCATCCTGAATAAGGCTTGAGTGAAAAGCCCGCTCGACGTCTAGCAATTGATGCTTGAAGCCCTGCTTTTTGCAAGTCTCACTAAAATTTCTCACGGCATCGATAGCGCCACCAAGAACCACCGAGGCAGGACCATTATGCGCCGTAAGCGACAACTCGGATTTCTCTAAAAACGGCTGGATTTCTTCCACCGATGCTCGAATCGCCAACATACCGCCGGCAGGTGCATTCGACATGTGTTCACCACGACTGACCAACATGTGAAGCGCTGCATCCAAGTTAAGCGAGCCAGCTTCCACTGCGGCTGAAAATGCACCTAAGCTGTGCCCTAAAACCGCTACAGGCTCAATGCCCACCGATTTCCAAACCTGTGTCAGAGCGGTTTCAAACGCGAGCAATGCCGCTTGCGTGTAGCGTGTATCAAGTAAGCCCTCTTGGGCACCTATTAGGCGACCTTTTAGGTTGAAGCTTTTGCCCAACACTTTGTGGCAGTGCTCAATCACTTCATTAAACACGTCATAGCGCTGCCCGAATTCAAAGCCCATCCCAACCGATGCACTGCCCTGCCCCGAGTAAAGAAACGCAATTTTAGGCTCTTGCTCAACTTCTCTCAGCGGCCTCGGTTGCTTAAGAACCTCTAATAATTCTTCACGGCTCTTCACCACCCGCCCCAGCCGCACAGGTTGCTGACTTCTCTGACAGCTTAACTGTTCAGCTATCTCAAGAGCTGGCTCTTCTGGATTTGCCTCGAGCCAATGCTTCAACTGAGCGGCATTGAATTCAAGTGCCTGCCGGTTCTGCCCGGAAAGTGCTAGGAATGCTTCAGTGCGTGGCTTTGATGCAAGTTCGTCCGGAGCCTTTTCTAAAATCACATGGACATTGGTTCCCGTAAATCCAAAACTGCTCACCGCCCCATAGCTCGTCTGTAGAGCATATGACTTCCGCGGTAGAATAATCTGCTTTGCGTCGATCTGCGGATGGTCCTCCGTTAGATGAAGGTTGGGAGGCAAAACCTGTTTTTGAAGTGCCATGACCACCTTCAGCAGACCAGCGAGTCCAGCAGCAGCTTCGGTATGACCCACCTGGCTCTTGACCGCACCCAAGTAAATCGGGTCGGCCTTGCCATACACCGCCGCCACACTTTCAGCTTCAATGGCATCACCCAAGGGTGTTCCCGTCCCGTGCGCTTCCACATAGCCGACTTCACTGGCATCGATACCTGCTTGAGCTAAGCTCTTTCGCATCACAGCCTGCTGCGCCGTTCCAGAAGGTGCAGTAAAACCATTACTCTGACCGTCGTGGTTACTTGCCGTGCCCCGAACCACACCCCAAATCGTGTCACCGTCTCTTTGGGCATCACTTAATCGCTTAAGTACCACCGAAACCGCACCCTCACTGCGTACATAACCATCGGCATCCGCACTGAAACTGCGACAACGACCCGTGGGTGATAATGCACCCAATGTTGAAAAATAAACCGTAGCGTGAGGGGTGAGCATCACATTCACTCCGCCGGCAATCGCGGCCGAGCATTCACCCTGCCGAAGCGCCGCACAGGCCAAATGAAGTGCCATTAAGGATGAGGAGCAGGCTGTATCCACCGTCAGCGCTGGCCCACGTAAACCAAGTAAATAGCTCAGCCGACCAGACAGCGCTGCAGGGTGCACACCACTTCCCGACCACGCTCCAATAGACTCAGGATGTTGGTAAAAATTGTTAAGCGCATACTCCGAAGGTGCTGCACCAAAATAAACCCCAACCTCCTGCTTGCTTAAGCTGTCCGGTGCCATCCCTGCTTGCTCAAGAGCGTGATAAGTGACCTCCAAGGCCAACCTATGCTGAGGGTCCATCTCACTGGCTTCGCGTCCACCTAACCCAAAATAGGATGCGTCGAACTTGGCAATGCCCTCAATAAAACCACCTGCCTTGGTGATGGTTTTACCGGCTTCGCCTTGAGCACCCACCCAAGCATCACCATCCCAGCGATCGGCCGGCACTTCTGTGATGAAATCTTTCGAGTCTAGTAAGCTCTGGAAGAAGTCCTGTGGGGACTCTATATCTTCCGGAAACCTGCACCCCGCACCAATGATGGCAATCGGCTCATCTACCGAGGCTCTTTGAGTATCCGGGGAAGACGCCTGACCGTCTTGCAAATACTCTATTAAAGCTTCCGGTGTGCTGAGAGAGTAGAGCAATGTGGGAGAGAAATCTCGGCCAAGTTCTTGAGCGAGAAGACCCGTAAGCTCTGCAAGCGTTGCTGAATCGTAACCCAGAGCTGAAAAGGTTTTTCGTTTTTCCGCAGCGGTTAAATGCTTCCCTGTGATGCGCGCGAGAAGAGCTGGGATATCTTGTTTAGCCAACGCCTCTTCTTGGACCTGTCTTTCAAGAGCAACTTTAAGCTTGCCTGCTTCATACGCCTTCAAGGTGGCTTTGCGTCTCAATTTTCCGCTGGTGGTTTTCTTAATATTCTTAGGACGCAGCAACACCACTCGATAAGGGCTGACTCCGTGGACCTCGGTCATCACAGTTAGTAACTGGTCAATATCCGCTTCACCTGCGTCCTGACGAACCTCGGCGAAAAGATAAACCCGCTCCTTGCTATCAGCTACGGCCGCCGCAGAACCTGGTCGAATATTGGCACCAGAGCCCTCAATGGATTTCTCCAAATCTTGAGGCCAGTGGTTCTGGCCACGCACAATCAGCAAATCTTTAAGTCGCCCTGTGACATAGATCTGACCATCTCTGAAAATTCCCATATCACCCGTGCGAATAAACCCGGCATGCTCACCTGCGCTTAGAAAAACCTTGTTTGTTTCTTCCTCGTTCTGCCAATAGCCGCGAGCCACACTTCCGCTCTTTAAAAGAATCTCGCCTACTTCGTTTCCCGTGCAGGTTTGCATGGATGCCGGCGCCACAATTCGAACTTCTTGATCAAGCCAAGTACGCCCCACCGAAGGCATCCGCAAACAATCGTCACCCTGAGAAGTGACCTCTTGAATCACACCCTCCAGGAGGGCCGCCTTCGAGACGTGCAGTTCTCGAATCGGCTTGCTGACCTCCGGCTTACATGTCACCGCAACCGTAGACTCGGCCAAGCCATACATGGGGTTATAAGCACTCCACTTAAACCCCTTAGGTTCAAACTTCTCTAAGAATGCCTCTAAAGTATCGAGTTGTATCGGCTCGGCGCCATTTCCCGCGATTCGCCAATGGGAAAGGTCAACATCGAGTTCATCGGAACACCTTGAAACACAGAGCGCATAGGCAAAATTCGGCGCACAACTGATATCTGTCTTAAAATGAGAAATCCCCTGAAGCCATCTCTCGGGCTTTTGGAGAAATGCCAGTGGAGACATCAACGTTGCCTCCGCCCCAAGGCGAATAGAAGACAGCACCACAGCAATCAGCCCAAAGTCGTGAAACAAAGGCATCCAGGAAAAGAACCGAGTCGATTCATCAAGCTCTAAACCCACACCCATACCTTCGGTATTGTGGGCTAGGTTGTGCTGGGTGAGCATGACGCCCTTCGGATGCCCCGTAGAGCCCGAAGTATACTGCAGCATCGCCACTGCATCCGGATCAGAGGCATACGCG
This genomic interval carries:
- a CDS encoding amino acid adenylation domain-containing protein produces the protein MNTSSALKSSSLLFAQLQKHVGERPDEVAFRILPNGSINEALTWTWAELFEQTERVARVLQSKLNAGDRALLLYDTSLDFIASYMACLGTGVIAVPVPPPDPSRPTASLERLRGVISNASPGIVLSSAGFVAQLPMLAAMAPDIAALDWLATDGLEAGGADPGWHAYASDPDAVAMLQYTSGSTGHPKGVMLTQHNLAHNTEGMGVGLELDESTRFFSWMPLFHDFGLIAVVLSSIRLGAEATLMSPLAFLQKPERWLQGISHFKTDISCAPNFAYALCVSRCSDELDVDLSHWRIAGNGAEPIQLDTLEAFLEKFEPKGFKWSAYNPMYGLAESTVAVTCKPEVSKPIRELHVSKAALLEGVIQEVTSQGDDCLRMPSVGRTWLDQEVRIVAPASMQTCTGNEVGEILLKSGSVARGYWQNEEETNKVFLSAGEHAGFIRTGDMGIFRDGQIYVTGRLKDLLIVRGQNHWPQDLEKSIEGSGANIRPGSAAAVADSKERVYLFAEVRQDAGEADIDQLLTVMTEVHGVSPYRVVLLRPKNIKKTTSGKLRRKATLKAYEAGKLKVALERQVQEEALAKQDIPALLARITGKHLTAAEKRKTFSALGYDSATLAELTGLLAQELGRDFSPTLLYSLSTPEALIEYLQDGQASSPDTQRASVDEPIAIIGAGCRFPEDIESPQDFFQSLLDSKDFITEVPADRWDGDAWVGAQGEAGKTITKAGGFIEGIAKFDASYFGLGGREASEMDPQHRLALEVTYHALEQAGMAPDSLSKQEVGVYFGAAPSEYALNNFYQHPESIGAWSGSGVHPAALSGRLSYLLGLRGPALTVDTACSSSLMALHLACAALRQGECSAAIAGGVNVMLTPHATVYFSTLGALSPTGRCRSFSADADGYVRSEGAVSVVLKRLSDAQRDGDTIWGVVRGTASNHDGQSNGFTAPSGTAQQAVMRKSLAQAGIDASEVGYVEAHGTGTPLGDAIEAESVAAVYGKADPIYLGAVKSQVGHTEAAAGLAGLLKVVMALQKQVLPPNLHLTEDHPQIDAKQIILPRKSYALQTSYGAVSSFGFTGTNVHVILEKAPDELASKPRTEAFLALSGQNRQALEFNAAQLKHWLEANPEEPALEIAEQLSCQRSQQPVRLGRVVKSREELLEVLKQPRPLREVEQEPKIAFLYSGQGSASVGMGFEFGQRYDVFNEVIEHCHKVLGKSFNLKGRLIGAQEGLLDTRYTQAALLAFETALTQVWKSVGIEPVAVLGHSLGAFSAAVEAGSLNLDAALHMLVSRGEHMSNAPAGGMLAIRASVEEIQPFLEKSELSLTAHNGPASVVLGGAIDAVRNFSETCKKQGFKHQLLDVERAFHSSLIQDASRAWAKDIQSVKFQKPSIPWVSDSHGKLIESMSSGDWLSHALKPIQFYSALEELASMNVTHCLEIGPGRTLTALASQSGLPFEALASSDNKTPEFHLHTAASLFEAGAPVRMPAYHGRRMHSPPTAYLRKRYWYGEPVHDSSLSLKNWLHAFEPDKAGGMVWREPKVGEKKLHKNMHVCVTGAAGGIGRALCIYLAQYYQMRMTLVGRSAREQREDELIAAIEKAGGEAVWIQADLTDTQQAQSFVEQVDAKVDILFHLAGTTGSDAMKTKRDSLLNIQDLTAKHQVLFSSISGVVPGLATGIEEYAAANAWLDDFAREGQVQGQSVQSIAWGPWQGDGMSAGAKDFFDVRGIRSIEAGWAFEVLEHALASEEPNLAAFYRKRSVRAEAMDPAELEETIRGLLAKAMKQPPESIDRDQSFAELGIDSLMALDLVKDIEEMLGNGLPTTLLYEHDTLAKLVAVLSGNVERSERAVHTDQQLPGLPLLPAQETFVVQHYFFPDMPANVGLSVNVETPDGSAIDVQKLKVALSRLVERHPVLTSAIHRIEDQWRMLLGQAAPALEEHGSIDEAELNNIRFDLEKGPMFGVHCDTKRVLLLGHHVLVDAWSQKLLAEDLLHLYSEECGHAVEPLPTLETGWQDVVHASHGIADIDLPWWKTKLDHGVAPIHLPWQSPVDAPSSGGCGQQRLTLDATLTERLQSFAKQHDVTFPSLVLAAYQKTLFDRSGQEQVTVRVAQGRREVRLPDIERVVGSMADSLPITTHIQAQEPLLELAKRAHNGLQEANAHGAVSSLALAQLGDFRACGPAGLTPFSFSFPLLPGLDQIGELTITELRGTAGGGFTRLTLLAWVFRDELHLTFNYALSHLESAQVQALLESVQGELVDCLQEAEESSKQVQFQIIERAKIHPDRVAVGTMTYGTLARRSAALAKKLKGSRIGILGSPSEYAAAAILAVLRTGAAWVPMDPRWPDARIQQVLESSQPSLLLCSKEHADRARTVWQHEVVVISDEESDDGPLLEGELSHIMYTSGSTGAPKGVMVKHASLSNWLGWIQRAFNVDETDCFSWTSSLSFGGTLRQLFSPLQNGARTFPVSSAELRDPDAFLKVLHDEKVTNLNTVPSLLRHLIAAADRSTYEDPFQHLEWVLIGGEAMTPDLIRKWRERYAGSARFANLYGSTETIVNASWYEIVREPAADELHVPVGWARSGVQMHLIDVVDGVGELAVSGAIAEGYWNMPEQTAAAFIEHPEYGRVYKTGDLARRLGDGSFVYLGRLDMQVQIYGNRVELAEVEHALVSHPAVDAAMLLYEEGQLIAAYQGQDEATPARLREFLSGLLPDYMVPHQWNRVDVLPRNTAGKKDRIALRDSLKDQAPTGPTRPGVTHGEDRQAVLAGIWQEVLQLPELPKAHDNFFELGGDSIRALEVLQRLQSRAGLSVRPMVVYEHQELGALSTMLEKSDAKRARPTHLENNSLSTVQRGFWTAHRRNPEHPPLWAARVPLLGELDPDSLQRALNEVVRRHPVLRTSFHAGKSGPVRRVHEESQLRITFDDLTVVSNTLREEALEMTWKIETQVMYPMETVPLFRIRVVKVGAKQHTLFFSAHHIIADAWSSWVLTRELLTLHESYRLGRQASLGPVASYADVAQSVTEVDDRWWDSYLADLSPPPPQENTQVHEAHIEIDAEHWSRLQARASRTSSTPFMLTIYALFRSLMEVKGTSDLVISTALSGREGHLETLAGVVGPFARALPIRAQAPLSLESVVASLEQAMAHSDASMSSIARAAGTAAMSTLGRYFLSWMDSSIVAKPEGQLQPQWPEGKFAYDTASTDTELMVGALVHDGLRLNLHGTEMIHELVPVLKREILKLCIPKSSLIVYAPAGLVLPKGTPPTLVEKVTSDYSETELIGIPVAADQLFNTPEVPRLIQEAAALASSPIVTLAGMLPSLTGLGAQPTLVNKSISTGHGATVCAMYFNTAAMIEALGLDWPDLHVGVLGYGSIGRSSLELCLAKLGKPRKVSLCDPKLDNGVLNLDECDL